In Paenibacillus sp. 1781tsa1, one DNA window encodes the following:
- a CDS encoding class I SAM-dependent methyltransferase codes for MTEWYEKSFGEDYLLVYKHRDVQGAYHEVHKMINWLKLKPNAEVLDLCCGMGRHSLALADAGLRVTGVDLSDVLLREARLTDTEHRVSWCHADMRELPLKGGFDAVVNLFTSFGYFLEDGEQLKVLRAIHRMLRPGGSYIIDFMNTAYVTRHLVPHSVREDEGQRIEEFRKIEDGFVQKEIRITDTKSGHEPRVYQERVKLYTRDQLSQLLSAAGLRVDQVHGGYDEEKYDEQTSPRMIFVGRRPVE; via the coding sequence ATGACGGAATGGTATGAAAAGAGTTTTGGAGAAGATTATCTTCTCGTATACAAGCACCGGGATGTACAGGGTGCCTATCATGAAGTACATAAAATGATCAATTGGTTGAAGCTTAAGCCTAATGCTGAAGTATTGGATCTATGCTGCGGTATGGGGCGACACTCCCTGGCACTTGCTGATGCAGGATTGCGAGTAACCGGAGTTGATCTGTCCGATGTGCTTTTACGCGAAGCGCGCCTAACAGACACCGAACACCGAGTATCTTGGTGTCATGCGGATATGCGTGAACTGCCGCTGAAAGGTGGTTTTGACGCCGTAGTTAATCTGTTCACATCGTTTGGTTATTTCCTGGAGGACGGAGAACAACTGAAAGTATTACGAGCCATTCATCGTATGCTTCGGCCGGGTGGCAGCTATATTATTGATTTTATGAATACGGCTTATGTGACTCGTCATCTGGTGCCGCACTCCGTCCGAGAGGATGAAGGGCAGCGAATTGAGGAATTCCGTAAGATTGAAGATGGATTTGTGCAAAAGGAAATTCGTATTACCGATACCAAATCCGGACATGAACCGCGGGTATATCAGGAGCGTGTAAAGTTGTACACACGGGATCAACTGAGTCAGCTGTTAAGTGCAGCCGGGCTCCGGGTAGATCAGGTTCACGGCGGCTATGATGAAGAGAAATATGACGAGCAGACTTCTCCACGCATGATTTTTGTTGGTCGTCGTCCTGTGGAGTGA
- the rph gene encoding ribonuclease PH, producing MRSNGRNSEQLRPLNLTVNTNKYAEGSVLIEVGDTKVICTATVEERVPPFMKGQGKGWVTAEYSMLPRATHTRNQREANRGKLTGRTMEIQRLIGRALRSVVNLQALGERTITLDCDVIQADGGTRTTSITGAFVALALAVNKISQQHKLQVFPITDFIAAVSVGVVGEQPVLDLNYDEDSKAKVDMNLVMTGGGKYVELQGTGEEAPFDRRELNAMLELGEQGILEMIERQKEVLGPIALKIGARGLGEA from the coding sequence ATGAGATCAAACGGACGAAACAGCGAACAGCTGCGCCCGCTGAATTTAACAGTGAACACGAATAAATACGCCGAGGGCTCTGTACTGATTGAAGTTGGAGATACAAAGGTGATCTGTACAGCTACAGTGGAGGAACGTGTTCCTCCCTTTATGAAAGGGCAAGGGAAAGGCTGGGTAACGGCTGAATATTCCATGCTGCCACGTGCAACACATACGCGGAACCAACGTGAAGCCAATCGCGGGAAATTAACTGGACGCACCATGGAAATCCAGCGTCTGATTGGTCGGGCTCTTCGCTCGGTGGTCAATTTGCAGGCGCTTGGTGAGCGTACGATTACGCTGGACTGTGATGTTATTCAAGCTGACGGAGGCACACGCACAACGTCCATTACCGGTGCGTTTGTAGCGCTGGCGCTTGCTGTGAACAAAATTTCCCAACAGCACAAACTGCAAGTATTCCCGATTACGGATTTCATTGCCGCAGTAAGTGTGGGTGTTGTGGGTGAACAGCCTGTACTGGATCTGAACTATGATGAAGATTCCAAAGCCAAGGTGGATATGAACCTGGTGATGACAGGCGGCGGTAAATACGTCGAGCTTCAGGGAACAGGCGAGGAAGCACCATTTGATCGCCGTGAGCTGAACGCGATGTTGGAACTGGGCGAGCAGGGAATTCTGGAAATGATCGAGCGTCAAAAAGAAGTGCTTGGACCGATTGCGCTCAAGATTGGCGCACGTGGATTAGGGGAAGCTTAA
- a CDS encoding STM4014 family protein has translation MSGFTKIVESLHQSDDVPDLDLEQPLLLIGNPHNRRTQGMQEARHRLGMKPAVVLPYAQLLQNWRQGRTIVDIVDSNLPVPLVRIDAPGEDWEVERELLFLGVMNDTSCLTDEMGAEAFSAEQVLALEQEWGRIYAPAQWFRGWKACLDRIGRETREIWPEVRFMNDPADIQLMFDKRTCQQHLSSHGVHVPPTLQSSQPIRRYTDLRTAMQSAGMNRVFVKLACGSGASGVVAYQINPRTGDEIAVTTMGMEQAQGKMIFYNEGRLRKYTRSDEVAALMNWLCAEGAQIERWMPKATFDQRAYDIRQLVAGGQAGHAIMRLSRTPITNLHLRNERMLPAEAGLDEQRMSLVRTAAQAAMSAFPNSWSAGIDVMLTSDSNPRAYVLDVNPFGDLLYRVMHHGLGTYEWEMELLRKEPIQHA, from the coding sequence ATGTCAGGTTTTACGAAAATAGTTGAAAGTCTGCATCAATCAGATGATGTCCCTGATCTGGATCTGGAGCAGCCATTATTATTGATCGGAAATCCCCATAATCGGCGAACGCAAGGGATGCAAGAGGCCAGGCATAGATTAGGGATGAAACCTGCCGTTGTATTGCCTTATGCCCAATTGCTCCAGAACTGGAGACAGGGGCGAACGATCGTTGATATAGTAGATTCCAATCTGCCTGTGCCCCTCGTTCGGATTGATGCTCCTGGTGAGGATTGGGAAGTAGAGCGTGAATTGTTATTCCTTGGAGTTATGAACGATACGTCATGCTTAACAGATGAAATGGGAGCAGAGGCATTCTCAGCGGAGCAGGTACTTGCGCTGGAACAGGAGTGGGGAAGAATCTATGCCCCTGCTCAGTGGTTCCGCGGCTGGAAAGCATGTCTAGATCGAATCGGCCGTGAGACTCGGGAAATATGGCCTGAAGTTCGATTCATGAATGATCCTGCTGACATTCAATTGATGTTTGACAAGAGAACATGTCAGCAGCATCTATCTTCTCATGGGGTGCATGTACCTCCTACGCTCCAGTCTTCACAGCCGATCCGAAGGTACACTGACTTGCGTACAGCGATGCAATCTGCGGGTATGAACCGTGTATTTGTGAAGCTTGCGTGCGGCTCCGGAGCCTCAGGCGTTGTCGCATATCAGATTAACCCACGTACAGGTGACGAAATCGCCGTAACGACGATGGGAATGGAACAGGCGCAGGGGAAGATGATTTTCTATAATGAAGGACGTTTACGCAAGTATACCCGTAGTGACGAGGTTGCTGCGTTGATGAACTGGTTATGTGCAGAAGGTGCACAGATTGAACGGTGGATGCCCAAAGCCACGTTTGATCAGCGGGCCTATGATATTCGCCAACTGGTTGCGGGTGGACAGGCAGGCCATGCGATTATGCGACTAAGTCGTACCCCTATAACCAATCTGCATCTGCGCAATGAACGTATGTTGCCTGCTGAAGCTGGTCTGGATGAACAGCGGATGTCGCTGGTTCGGACGGCAGCGCAGGCAGCCATGTCTGCTTTTCCCAACTCGTGGTCAGCCGGGATTGATGTGATGCTTACAAGTGATTCGAATCCGCGTGCCTATGTACTGGATGTGAATCCGTTTGGAGATCTGTTATACAGGGTTATGCATCATGGCCTAGGAACCTATGAGTGGGAAATGGAACTTTTACGAAAGGAGCCTATTCAACATGCCTGA
- a CDS encoding STM4015 family protein has translation MQEVKLVVSYDDYEDGIRMEKLIKDLAAKPEAGSLESLVIGDWGQAYESSPQEFMSTLIESASSFPSLKKLFIGDMGFEECEVSWIIQTNLTPLLGAFPELTSFSIKGSSGLSLEPLQHAKLEELIIICGGLPKEVLSSITHAKLPELRKLELYLGVDNYGFDGSLEDVLPLLEKGLFPKLIYLGLKDSEIQDEIAKAAAEAPILDQLEVLDLSQGTLSDEGAEALLASDKIKQLKHLDLSYHYMTDEMIRRWNQSDISVDVSDQQQSDEDDWRYPSLTE, from the coding sequence ATGCAAGAAGTGAAGCTTGTTGTATCCTACGATGATTATGAGGACGGCATTCGTATGGAAAAATTAATTAAGGATTTGGCCGCTAAACCTGAGGCCGGCTCACTGGAAAGTCTGGTCATCGGAGATTGGGGACAGGCTTATGAGAGCTCACCTCAAGAGTTCATGAGCACACTCATCGAGTCGGCTTCAAGCTTTCCGTCATTGAAGAAACTGTTCATCGGGGATATGGGATTCGAAGAATGTGAAGTGTCGTGGATTATTCAGACGAATCTTACTCCCTTATTGGGTGCCTTTCCAGAATTAACATCATTCTCGATCAAAGGCAGTAGCGGCCTTAGTCTGGAACCGCTCCAGCATGCCAAGCTTGAAGAATTGATTATTATCTGTGGCGGTCTCCCAAAAGAAGTGTTATCTTCGATCACCCATGCCAAATTGCCTGAATTGCGTAAACTGGAATTATATCTGGGCGTCGATAATTATGGCTTCGATGGATCACTTGAAGATGTACTGCCTTTGTTAGAAAAAGGATTATTTCCAAAGCTGATTTACTTGGGGCTGAAAGACAGTGAAATTCAGGATGAGATTGCGAAAGCAGCAGCGGAAGCACCTATTCTGGATCAACTTGAAGTACTGGATCTATCGCAAGGAACGTTGTCCGATGAAGGGGCAGAGGCCTTACTTGCCAGTGACAAGATCAAGCAGCTGAAACATCTCGATCTAAGTTACCATTACATGACCGATGAAATGATCCGTCGCTGGAACCAATCGGATATATCCGTAGATGTTAGCGACCAGCAACAAAGTGATGAGGATGACTGGCGTTACCCGTCGTTAACGGAGTAG
- a CDS encoding phosphatidylglycerophosphatase A, producing the protein MEHPEQEKIPYSLNSRKVAEATREWLHKRGVTIPEIAELVMLLQKKYYPGLTMEECIENVEMVLRKREVQNAVLTGIQLDILAEQGQLISPLQEMIENDEGLYGVDEILAFSIVNVYGSIGFTNYGYVDKLKPGVLERLNDKSLGPVHTFFDDIVGAIASAASSRIAHRKQSELEEALGEKPVSDDKV; encoded by the coding sequence ATGGAACATCCTGAGCAAGAAAAAATCCCTTACAGCCTGAATAGCCGCAAGGTCGCGGAGGCAACAAGGGAATGGCTGCATAAGCGGGGCGTCACGATCCCTGAGATCGCAGAACTGGTCATGTTATTGCAAAAAAAATATTACCCAGGTCTTACGATGGAAGAATGTATCGAAAATGTGGAGATGGTTCTCCGCAAACGTGAGGTACAGAACGCTGTCCTGACCGGGATTCAGCTTGATATTCTGGCAGAACAGGGTCAGCTCATATCTCCTTTGCAGGAGATGATTGAGAACGATGAAGGACTATATGGTGTGGATGAGATTTTGGCATTCTCCATCGTCAATGTATATGGCAGCATCGGATTTACGAATTATGGTTATGTGGACAAGCTGAAACCAGGGGTGCTCGAACGACTGAATGACAAGAGCCTGGGCCCAGTCCACACCTTCTTCGATGATATTGTCGGTGCGATTGCATCGGCAGCGAGCAGTCGGATCGCCCATCGCAAACAATCCGAGCTTGAAGAAGCACTGGGAGAAAAACCGGTCAGCGATGACAAGGTCTAA
- a CDS encoding FAD:protein FMN transferase: protein MSRTEQVARPLRFQFRAMNTDVEVQLSAGQEEAEHAATLVKNWFETQEQRFSRFVADSELNRLNHATGWIPISAAMDEVLSLAYGYIGLTEGIFQPGISQALQASGYDISFEKVQQRQPLRPLLQRILRTRTPESSGMIEDRHDHSRPGWIQREGSRMVHLDPGAELDLGGIVKGWAVERIADWLQRTLHIPAGLINAGGDIQVWGTPDYPQWTLKVADPLQGQGDVSGTVRLQRGAVATSGISHRQWHNSDGSLAHHLIDPRTMEPADTDVLQCTVLGQHASQCEIIAKTVCIMGSAEAVSWLNRHYDRHDVLWITQDGSTYFRGNTDTLAEHWPGFDPDHRFSLI from the coding sequence ATGAGCCGCACAGAGCAAGTCGCTCGTCCGCTCCGGTTCCAATTCCGTGCAATGAACACGGATGTTGAAGTGCAGCTGTCCGCTGGGCAGGAAGAAGCTGAACATGCAGCAACCTTGGTGAAGAATTGGTTTGAGACGCAAGAGCAGCGCTTTAGCCGATTTGTGGCAGACAGTGAACTGAATCGTCTGAATCATGCAACCGGATGGATACCCATCTCCGCTGCGATGGATGAAGTGCTGAGTCTGGCCTATGGATATATTGGACTGACTGAAGGGATTTTCCAACCGGGTATCTCGCAGGCTCTTCAGGCTTCGGGATATGATATAAGCTTCGAGAAGGTGCAACAACGACAACCGCTACGTCCGCTGCTTCAACGCATTTTGCGAACGAGAACACCTGAAAGCTCAGGAATGATTGAGGATCGTCATGACCACAGTCGTCCGGGATGGATTCAGCGGGAAGGTAGCCGGATGGTTCATCTGGACCCTGGAGCTGAGTTGGATCTGGGAGGGATCGTTAAGGGATGGGCGGTGGAGCGCATTGCGGACTGGTTGCAGCGAACATTGCATATCCCGGCGGGTTTAATTAACGCGGGTGGAGATATTCAGGTATGGGGTACACCGGACTATCCCCAGTGGACCTTGAAAGTAGCAGATCCTTTGCAAGGCCAGGGGGATGTGTCAGGTACGGTTCGTTTACAGCGAGGAGCTGTGGCCACTTCGGGTATTTCACATAGACAATGGCATAATTCAGACGGAAGCCTTGCGCATCATCTCATTGATCCTCGGACGATGGAACCGGCGGATACGGATGTGCTGCAGTGTACCGTTTTGGGACAGCATGCATCGCAATGCGAGATTATTGCCAAGACGGTCTGCATTATGGGGAGTGCCGAGGCAGTGAGTTGGTTAAACCGACACTATGATCGGCATGACGTCCTGTGGATAACACAGGATGGAAGCACTTATTTTAGAGGCAATACGGATACGCTCGCTGAGCACTGGCCCGGTTTTGATCCGGATCATCGCTTCAGTCTGATTTAA
- a CDS encoding MBL fold metallo-hydrolase produces MKRTEEMSMTEGIYRVKISMSFPLRWVNSYVLSEPDGKITIIDPGPRNSETEQEWSEALADLGLTFGDIRQIVLTHHHPDHLGLSGWMQQMTGAPVRMSTRSRQEADYMWGPDSHINTILPDYYGRHGMPEDKTEQIYEHMKTFTSQITPLPNVIPVEDGEWLDMGGRRWIAVETGGHAPGHLSFYAPESMEILCGDAVLPQISPNISLQPGSDPQPLLSYMEGLQRLGELNIKQAYPGHRNPFSTFNERTVQLLAHHEERLQKLADRMQESPAHAYDICVHMFGNRLGTHQLRFAMSETLAHLQELIRREVVKQEQQPDGTFYFRI; encoded by the coding sequence ATGAAGCGAACAGAAGAGATGTCCATGACAGAGGGCATATACCGGGTCAAGATCAGCATGTCGTTTCCCTTGCGATGGGTGAATAGCTATGTGTTATCAGAACCGGATGGAAAGATAACCATTATAGATCCGGGACCGCGTAATTCGGAAACAGAACAGGAGTGGAGTGAAGCGCTGGCAGATCTCGGTTTGACCTTTGGCGATATTCGTCAAATTGTACTGACCCACCATCACCCGGATCATCTTGGGTTGTCGGGTTGGATGCAACAGATGACGGGGGCACCCGTTCGAATGTCCACACGCTCCCGCCAAGAGGCCGATTATATGTGGGGACCTGATTCGCACATTAATACAATATTACCTGATTATTATGGTCGTCATGGTATGCCTGAAGACAAGACTGAGCAGATATATGAACATATGAAGACATTTACTTCGCAGATCACGCCACTTCCGAATGTGATACCCGTTGAAGATGGCGAGTGGCTTGATATGGGCGGGAGACGTTGGATTGCTGTGGAGACGGGTGGACATGCCCCAGGCCATTTATCCTTTTATGCGCCGGAGTCCATGGAGATTCTGTGCGGAGATGCAGTTTTGCCACAGATTTCACCGAATATCAGTCTGCAACCCGGCAGTGACCCTCAGCCATTATTGTCTTATATGGAAGGATTGCAACGTCTTGGTGAGCTGAACATCAAGCAGGCGTATCCCGGACATCGGAATCCGTTTTCCACATTCAACGAACGGACCGTCCAACTGCTCGCACACCATGAAGAACGACTTCAGAAGCTGGCGGATCGAATGCAGGAGTCACCAGCGCATGCGTATGACATCTGTGTACACATGTTTGGCAATCGTCTTGGTACCCATCAACTAAGGTTTGCCATGAGTGAGACGTTGGCTCATTTGCAGGAGTTAATTCGACGCGAAGTAGTGAAGCAAGAGCAGCAACCGGATGGAACGTTTTATTTTCGGATCTAA
- a CDS encoding GerMN domain-containing protein yields the protein MRKIQSLRTVSAAALLSIPMVLSGCGMFGAQSSEAVDPPPPIQEAAMIQAAEGNGALATLPLTTVYLQDQQGLLAPVSLTLPSGTDASSPKTALDTLVTGGAYAGMLPEGFQGVLPQGTVVQNVTIHADDKLAVVEFSGNFAKYDAKEERKMLEAVTWTLTGTPDVENVQIWVDGKKLTQMPVNSTPLPEPLNRAVGINLDLGDTLVANSSPVTVYFSAASPAGIQYYVPVTRLVTPGEDRVQAALNELIKGPDKGGELEEVMTGGTELQSVKTAEDGTVTVALKDDMFAEGDIVPSELLQSVVLTTAENTASKDAKVQIEWNGQKTVMGDDNRDYSAPVSKPEYINEIPI from the coding sequence ATGAGAAAGATCCAATCTTTGCGTACGGTATCGGCAGCTGCGCTGCTGAGCATTCCTATGGTGTTGTCAGGTTGTGGCATGTTTGGAGCACAGTCTTCCGAAGCTGTTGATCCACCACCGCCCATTCAGGAAGCAGCCATGATTCAGGCAGCCGAAGGGAATGGGGCACTCGCAACGCTCCCGTTAACAACGGTATATCTTCAAGACCAGCAGGGGCTGCTCGCTCCGGTATCCCTGACACTTCCTTCTGGAACAGATGCCAGCAGTCCAAAGACAGCACTGGATACACTTGTCACAGGCGGGGCCTACGCGGGTATGCTGCCAGAAGGATTCCAGGGCGTTCTCCCGCAGGGGACGGTTGTACAGAATGTAACGATTCACGCGGATGACAAGCTGGCGGTCGTTGAGTTCTCGGGTAATTTTGCCAAGTATGATGCGAAGGAAGAACGGAAAATGCTAGAAGCTGTCACGTGGACATTGACGGGAACACCTGATGTGGAGAATGTGCAGATCTGGGTGGATGGCAAAAAGTTAACACAAATGCCGGTAAACAGCACGCCGTTGCCTGAACCGCTGAACCGGGCTGTGGGAATCAATCTGGATCTGGGTGATACATTGGTGGCAAACAGCAGTCCGGTCACGGTCTATTTCTCAGCAGCTTCACCAGCAGGCATCCAATATTATGTTCCAGTTACACGTCTCGTTACCCCTGGCGAAGATCGGGTGCAGGCAGCATTGAATGAGCTGATCAAGGGACCTGACAAAGGCGGCGAACTGGAAGAAGTCATGACAGGCGGAACAGAGCTGCAATCGGTCAAAACGGCAGAGGATGGCACGGTCACGGTTGCCTTGAAAGATGACATGTTTGCCGAAGGGGATATCGTGCCAAGCGAGCTGTTACAGTCTGTCGTATTAACGACTGCGGAGAATACAGCCAGCAAGGATGCCAAAGTGCAGATCGAATGGAATGGCCAAAAAACGGTCATGGGCGATGATAACCGGGATTACAGTGCGCCGGTTTCCAAGCCTGAATATATCAACGAAATTCCGATTTAA
- a CDS encoding DUF72 domain-containing protein — MIHIGLTGWGDQEDLYPNRTKAKDKLSLYGQYFSTVEVDSSFYAVQPRDRMARWAAETPESFAFIIKAYQGMTGHLRGKPYFTSTSEMYKAFRESLEPVIEAGKMQAALFQYPPWFECNKENVKELREVKLRMEGIPCALEFRHRSWYEDGMRERTLAFMKEQGWIHSVCDEPQAGLGSIPIVPQATDSDMTLVRMHGRNVSGWHQDGAPNWRETRYLYRYNKEELLEWKGYLEQLQEQSKDVYVIFNNNSGGDAAANAQMMMDLLDLRVKPFPDRTEPEKEEGPEQLELF, encoded by the coding sequence ATGATTCACATCGGACTTACCGGATGGGGGGATCAGGAAGATCTCTATCCGAACCGTACGAAAGCCAAAGACAAGCTCAGTCTATACGGACAATATTTCTCCACCGTGGAGGTGGATAGTTCCTTCTACGCCGTACAGCCGCGGGATCGCATGGCACGATGGGCTGCTGAGACGCCTGAATCCTTTGCTTTTATCATCAAAGCCTATCAGGGGATGACCGGACATCTGCGAGGCAAACCCTACTTCACCAGTACGTCGGAGATGTATAAAGCTTTCCGGGAATCACTGGAACCCGTTATAGAAGCAGGCAAAATGCAGGCAGCCTTATTTCAATATCCGCCCTGGTTCGAATGCAATAAGGAAAACGTGAAAGAGCTTCGTGAAGTGAAACTTCGAATGGAGGGTATTCCGTGCGCCCTCGAATTCCGCCATCGCAGCTGGTACGAAGATGGCATGCGTGAGCGAACGCTTGCGTTCATGAAGGAGCAAGGCTGGATTCACAGCGTTTGTGATGAACCTCAGGCGGGTTTAGGTTCCATTCCCATCGTGCCCCAGGCCACGGATTCGGACATGACACTGGTTCGCATGCATGGGCGCAATGTCTCCGGCTGGCATCAGGATGGTGCACCCAATTGGCGCGAGACCCGTTATCTGTACCGTTACAACAAGGAAGAGCTGTTGGAGTGGAAAGGGTATCTGGAGCAATTGCAGGAGCAGAGCAAGGACGTCTATGTTATTTTCAATAACAACTCCGGTGGCGATGCAGCGGCAAATGCCCAGATGATGATGGATCTGCTGGACCTGCGGGTGAAGCCTTTTCCTGATCGTACTGAACCGGAGAAGGAAGAAGGACCGGAGCAACTAGAGCTATTTTAA
- a CDS encoding ferric reductase-like transmembrane domain-containing protein: MAQWIVNYLPTWNIIRISGIAAYVLLFAGVFLGIAQGMPMAKGKPKAVMFKWHTRTTWLAFGLGLVHALTLYIDHYSPFTWGALLIPFTASVHPIGSGLGTLSFYGLVIVLLSSDLRSKLGRKWWFLFHMLSYPVFIGLLVHGMVTGSDAGNIILRMMYVFTGLSIIGITVLRGMLRERKGPEITIGPKWTPSEPAAEQKWVEGYGLAGTVQPKHLK; encoded by the coding sequence ATGGCACAATGGATTGTAAATTACCTGCCGACGTGGAATATCATTCGAATTAGTGGGATTGCTGCTTATGTGCTGCTCTTTGCCGGTGTGTTTCTGGGTATTGCGCAAGGGATGCCTATGGCCAAAGGCAAACCAAAAGCAGTCATGTTCAAATGGCATACCCGAACGACTTGGCTCGCCTTCGGACTTGGACTTGTGCACGCATTAACGTTATATATTGATCATTACAGCCCATTTACCTGGGGAGCACTTCTGATTCCTTTTACCGCCTCGGTGCATCCGATTGGCAGTGGTCTGGGAACGTTATCCTTCTACGGATTAGTGATTGTCCTGTTATCCAGTGACCTGCGGAGCAAGTTGGGCCGCAAATGGTGGTTCTTGTTCCATATGCTGTCCTATCCGGTGTTCATTGGTCTGCTGGTTCACGGCATGGTAACAGGATCAGATGCTGGTAATATCATCTTGCGGATGATGTATGTATTTACGGGACTCAGCATAATCGGAATCACCGTGCTGCGTGGCATGTTGCGAGAGCGCAAAGGCCCGGAAATCACGATTGGACCGAAATGGACACCATCTGAGCCAGCAGCCGAGCAGAAGTGGGTTGAAGGTTATGGTCTGGCGGGAACGGTACAACCTAAACATCTGAAATAA
- a CDS encoding XTP/dITP diphosphatase, with the protein MSLDSPILIVATRNAGKVREFAHAFAPLGKEVKSMFDYPELPDVVEDGVTFAENAWKKAKAVGDALGLPVLADDSGLCVDLLDGEPGVYSARYAGEGATDAQNNAKLLETLESLKSGEDTEQPLLSPARFVCALVLYDPTTGDKYEAEGTAEGWITAQAAGAGGFGYDPLFYVPEYEMTMAELTLEQKQAISHRGHALRALVSRLEG; encoded by the coding sequence ATGAGTTTGGACAGCCCAATCCTCATTGTTGCAACCCGCAATGCGGGTAAAGTCCGTGAATTCGCTCATGCTTTCGCACCGCTTGGCAAAGAGGTTAAGAGCATGTTTGACTATCCGGAGTTGCCGGATGTGGTGGAAGACGGTGTAACGTTTGCGGAGAATGCCTGGAAGAAAGCCAAAGCGGTTGGTGATGCGCTTGGTTTGCCCGTTCTGGCAGACGATTCAGGACTTTGCGTAGATCTGTTGGACGGCGAGCCGGGAGTATATTCAGCGAGATATGCAGGCGAAGGAGCAACGGATGCACAGAATAATGCGAAGTTGCTGGAGACGCTGGAATCGTTGAAATCCGGTGAGGACACGGAGCAGCCGCTCCTCAGTCCCGCTCGATTCGTCTGTGCGTTGGTACTGTACGATCCGACAACCGGAGACAAGTATGAAGCAGAAGGCACTGCGGAAGGCTGGATTACGGCTCAAGCTGCAGGTGCTGGTGGTTTTGGATATGACCCACTCTTCTATGTACCTGAATACGAGATGACGATGGCAGAGCTTACGCTCGAGCAAAAACAGGCGATTAGCCATCGTGGTCATGCGTTGAGAGCGCTCGTATCCAGACTTGAAGGCTGA